A genomic segment from Proteiniborus ethanoligenes encodes:
- a CDS encoding tryptophan transporter, translating to MNMKKFVLNSLLLAIGALLHQITPPLVLGMKPDFSLVMLFIVILYNEDFKSCITAGLVIGIFSALTTGFPAGQLPNIIDKIITTTIVYFSMRAFAGKAKEQILMMIIIALGTLISGIVFLSSAAFIAGLPGSFNVLLVTIVLPAALINTVVGMVLYNAVRISIKRSNYKID from the coding sequence ATGAACATGAAAAAATTTGTATTAAATTCTTTATTACTTGCAATAGGAGCTCTTTTACATCAGATCACTCCACCATTAGTCCTTGGTATGAAACCAGACTTTTCACTAGTTATGCTTTTTATCGTAATTTTGTATAATGAAGATTTTAAGTCTTGTATAACTGCGGGCTTAGTCATAGGTATATTTTCTGCGCTTACAACAGGGTTTCCTGCTGGGCAGCTTCCTAATATAATTGACAAGATAATTACAACGACTATAGTGTATTTTAGTATGAGAGCCTTTGCTGGAAAAGCTAAAGAGCAAATATTGATGATGATTATAATAGCTTTAGGGACATTAATAAGCGGAATAGTTTTTCTATCTTCAGCAGCCTTTATAGCAGGGCTACCAGGAAGCTTCAATGTATTGCTAGTGACCATTGTTTTACCAGCAGCTCTTATAAATACAGTAGTAGGTATGGTTTTATATAATGCTGTAAGGATTAGTATCAAAAGGAGCAATTATAAAATAGATTAA
- a CDS encoding IS66 family transposase: MPKDTKSQEGVLPATGIAYCNQLFDWERKFKDLSPEERRIKRLEKKKPILEAFWSWAETTLTQVLPKSKIGTTLQYAINHKEKLQTYLEDGNCVISNNIAKNSIKPFTVGRKNWEFCGSPEGAKASACVYTLVETAKANGLNPYKYLEFILSRIPSSNFNTNPKVLDLMLPWGSLIQKTCKAD, encoded by the coding sequence ATGCCTAAAGATACGAAAAGCCAGGAAGGGGTGCTGCCAGCTACAGGAATAGCATACTGTAATCAGTTATTTGACTGGGAGAGAAAATTTAAAGACCTCTCGCCTGAAGAGAGAAGAATTAAGCGTCTGGAAAAGAAAAAACCAATTCTGGAGGCCTTTTGGTCATGGGCAGAAACAACCCTCACACAGGTACTGCCAAAATCTAAAATTGGAACAACTCTTCAATATGCGATAAATCATAAGGAAAAGCTTCAAACATACCTAGAAGATGGGAACTGTGTAATATCCAACAACATTGCAAAAAACAGTATCAAACCATTTACCGTAGGGAGAAAGAACTGGGAGTTTTGCGGAAGCCCTGAAGGAGCCAAAGCAAGTGCATGCGTATATACATTAGTGGAAACCGCAAAGGCAAATGGCTTAAATCCCTACAAATATTTAGAATTCATTTTATCAAGAATACCTAGTTCTAATTTTAATACTAATCCGAAAGTACTGGATCTTATGCTACCATGGGGTTCACTAATTCAAAAAACATGTAAAGCAGACTAA
- a CDS encoding IS66 family transposase zinc-finger binding domain-containing protein, with translation MALGLFNAAEVTKDFTVLQPVPFEEPVKRTRSGYKRKAAFKNIPQQDQVYKIEETQRNCPKCGDNISVVGKKFLRSEIKYIPAEISIVNIYQETYECRKCKKEGLPSFFNPYTPEPVLQHSYATASSVAWTMYQNLYKQFHYIAKKKIGSRWVFQSAVQHYPIGY, from the coding sequence GTGGCTCTTGGTCTTTTTAATGCAGCAGAAGTTACTAAAGACTTCACAGTGCTACAACCAGTTCCATTCGAAGAACCTGTAAAAAGAACACGTTCAGGTTACAAAAGGAAGGCGGCATTTAAAAATATTCCTCAGCAGGATCAAGTATACAAAATAGAAGAAACTCAAAGGAACTGCCCTAAATGTGGAGATAATATATCAGTTGTAGGCAAGAAATTTTTACGTTCTGAAATTAAATATATTCCAGCCGAAATCAGCATTGTAAATATATATCAGGAGACCTATGAGTGCAGAAAATGCAAAAAAGAAGGTCTACCTTCTTTTTTTAATCCCTATACTCCAGAGCCAGTATTACAACATTCCTATGCTACTGCATCAAGCGTTGCTTGGACTATGTATCAAAATTTGTACAAGCAGTTCCACTATATCGCCAAGAAAAAGATTGGAAGCAGATGGGTTTTCCAATCAGCCGTGCAACACTATCCAATTGGATACTAA
- the tnpA gene encoding IS66 family insertion sequence element accessory protein TnpA, whose amino-acid sequence MDMRSVSHQVKVQEWREIISRCRNSGMPVREWCSENGIKPGQYYYWLRVIRNESLALIPREPQVVQPSFSAIKVSEMNNTDTDEADTCAVVKTSSFSIEIKNAANPKTLEQVLQILDSLC is encoded by the coding sequence ATGGACATGAGATCTGTAAGTCATCAGGTTAAGGTTCAAGAGTGGCGTGAAATTATCTCTAGATGTAGGAATAGTGGTATGCCAGTACGAGAATGGTGCAGCGAGAATGGAATTAAACCAGGTCAATACTATTACTGGCTAAGGGTAATTCGCAATGAGTCCCTGGCATTGATACCAAGAGAACCGCAGGTAGTTCAACCTTCTTTTTCAGCTATTAAAGTTTCTGAAATGAACAATACAGATACTGATGAGGCTGATACCTGTGCAGTAGTAAAAACTAGTTCATTTTCCATAGAAATTAAGAATGCTGCTAATCCTAAAACATTGGAGCAGGTTCTCCAGATATTAGATAGCTTATGTTAG
- the tnpB gene encoding IS66 family insertion sequence element accessory protein TnpB (TnpB, as the term is used for proteins encoded by IS66 family insertion elements, is considered an accessory protein, since TnpC, encoded by a neighboring gene, is a DDE family transposase.) has product MLAEFNGFVHIYVACGHTDMRKSIDGLAAIVAQNSNLNPFEKSLFLFCGRRRDRIKGLLWEGDGFLLLYKRLEGCSFNWPKDPQEVLEITPQQYRWLMEGLSIHQKNTIPKLEKKKVI; this is encoded by the coding sequence ATGTTAGCAGAATTTAACGGCTTTGTCCATATTTACGTTGCATGCGGACATACGGATATGCGGAAATCAATCGATGGTCTTGCAGCCATTGTAGCTCAGAATTCTAATCTTAATCCATTTGAAAAAAGTCTGTTTTTGTTCTGTGGAAGAAGACGTGACAGAATAAAAGGATTGTTATGGGAGGGAGATGGTTTTTTACTACTATACAAAAGACTTGAGGGTTGTTCTTTTAACTGGCCAAAAGACCCTCAGGAAGTATTAGAGATAACCCCTCAGCAGTATCGTTGGTTAATGGAAGGTCTATCTATCCATCAGAAAAATACCATACCAAAATTAGAGAAAAAGAAAGTAATTTAA